A genome region from Pseudanabaena sp. Chao 1811 includes the following:
- a CDS encoding ATP-binding protein gives MKFTGTNNPFSKVRHVVIFALCSIFSGTIFQTITGICFYVINNRYVVGYNLLQDLFLPWWIGDSVGILLFASLTLTWLRTHPKINLRSIFNWEFITAVSSLVFVAYLSFYEGQPLEYLLLPPLLWSAFRFGAKLTTFLIVLVSMAASVSTAYKFGVFYKAVAQGDSLLLLQIFMSVIAMTTIITLAIVEENNKANLRLQRSNEDLEQRVFDRTRDLRESEAKALDLAAKAEAANLAKSAFIANMSHELRSPLNAVIGFSQLMLRTSNLPIEQYENASIIYRSGDYLLTLINNILDLSKIEAGKATLNPQNFDLYLLLDDIEDMLQLRATNAGLKLSFERDYDVPRYIYTDEIKLRQVLINLIGNALKFTKVGGVFVYITKASSNSSKDSILNFSVRDTGVGIAEEELSELFISFSQAQAGREKQEGTGLGLAISRKFVQLMGGDINVASKVGEGTTFQFQIHVQMGKEAINGDTQKKRALAIAPNQPSYRILVVDDKPINCQLLLKLLIPMGFEVKEASNGQEAIAVWDTWEPHLIWMDMRMPVMDGYEATKYIKSTTKGNATAVIALTASVLEEEKAVVLSTGCDDFLRKPFNEQSIFDTLAKHLGVKYIYEKSPNYASDIDICVETPLTSDNLKVMPNKWLNQLCNAALEADKSSVMKLIGEIPENETVLVRSLNKLARNFQFEKLIDLVEPLLS, from the coding sequence TTGAAATTTACAGGTACAAATAACCCCTTCTCGAAAGTCCGCCATGTAGTCATATTTGCCCTTTGCTCCATATTTAGCGGTACGATTTTCCAAACCATAACTGGAATTTGTTTCTATGTGATCAACAATCGATATGTCGTTGGGTATAACCTTCTTCAAGATCTTTTCTTGCCATGGTGGATTGGTGATTCCGTTGGTATTTTATTGTTCGCCTCCCTAACTTTGACATGGCTGCGAACGCACCCAAAGATAAATCTCAGATCTATATTTAATTGGGAATTCATAACGGCTGTAAGCAGTTTAGTTTTTGTTGCCTATCTATCTTTTTACGAAGGTCAGCCCCTCGAATATCTACTATTACCACCATTGCTATGGTCGGCTTTTCGATTTGGGGCAAAGCTAACCACCTTTCTGATTGTGCTTGTGAGCATGGCTGCTTCTGTGTCAACAGCCTATAAGTTTGGAGTTTTCTATAAGGCTGTAGCCCAAGGCGATTCTCTATTATTGCTACAAATTTTTATGAGTGTAATTGCGATGACGACAATCATTACTCTTGCAATTGTAGAAGAAAATAACAAAGCAAATCTGCGCTTACAAAGATCCAATGAGGATTTAGAGCAACGAGTTTTTGACCGCACTCGCGATTTACGCGAAAGCGAAGCCAAAGCATTGGATTTAGCCGCGAAAGCTGAAGCTGCTAATCTCGCGAAAAGTGCTTTTATTGCTAATATGAGTCATGAACTACGATCACCCCTAAATGCAGTTATTGGTTTTTCACAGTTAATGTTAAGAACTAGTAATCTACCAATAGAACAGTATGAAAATGCCAGTATTATTTATCGTAGTGGTGATTATTTACTAACATTAATCAACAATATTCTGGATCTATCAAAAATTGAAGCAGGTAAAGCAACTCTTAATCCTCAAAATTTTGATTTATACCTTTTATTGGATGACATTGAAGATATGCTCCAGTTACGTGCAACTAATGCTGGATTAAAACTAAGTTTTGAACGAGATTATGACGTACCTCGATACATTTATACAGATGAAATTAAGCTTCGCCAAGTCTTAATTAATTTGATTGGTAATGCACTTAAATTTACTAAAGTAGGCGGAGTTTTTGTCTACATCACTAAGGCAAGTAGTAACTCAAGCAAAGACAGCATTTTAAATTTTAGTGTTCGTGATACTGGGGTAGGGATTGCAGAAGAAGAATTGTCTGAGCTATTTATTTCCTTCTCGCAGGCTCAAGCAGGTCGAGAAAAACAAGAAGGCACAGGTTTAGGTTTAGCAATCAGCCGCAAATTCGTGCAGCTAATGGGTGGTGATATTAATGTTGCTAGCAAAGTTGGTGAAGGCACAACTTTCCAATTTCAAATCCATGTCCAAATGGGCAAAGAAGCAATCAATGGCGATACTCAGAAAAAACGTGCATTAGCCATTGCCCCCAATCAGCCTAGTTACAGAATTTTAGTAGTTGATGATAAACCAATTAATTGTCAACTATTGCTTAAACTACTAATTCCTATGGGTTTTGAGGTCAAAGAAGCTAGCAATGGGCAAGAGGCGATCGCAGTTTGGGATACGTGGGAACCACACCTCATCTGGATGGACATGCGAATGCCTGTGATGGATGGCTATGAAGCAACTAAATATATTAAATCTACAACCAAAGGTAATGCCACCGCTGTGATCGCCCTTACCGCAAGCGTTTTAGAAGAAGAAAAAGCCGTTGTCCTTTCAACAGGATGTGATGACTTTCTGCGTAAGCCATTTAATGAACAAAGTATTTTTGATACACTTGCCAAACATCTTGGAGTCAAATATATATACGAGAAAAGTCCTAATTATGCATCTGACATAGATATTTGCGTAGAAACTCCACTAACATCTGATAATTTAAAAGTTATGCCCAATAAATGGCTAAACCAACTATGTAACGCAGCTCTCGAAGCTGATAAAAGCTCAGTAATGAAACTAATTGGAGAAATTCCAGAAAATGAAACTGTTTTAGTGAGATCTCTAAACAAGCTTGCTCGTAATTTCCAATTTGAGAAATTAATCGATTTAGTTGAACCACTATTATCCTAA
- a CDS encoding helix-turn-helix domain-containing protein, which translates to MAPYSLDLREKIVANYEAGNTSIREVAKQFQVATKTVQKLLNQYRETGELNHKPLGSPIKSPLEAHQEKILEIVSEHPDWTLWQYCEEVAEQTGVSVTTGSMCRFFQRHNITLKKRPIAMKR; encoded by the coding sequence ATGGCACCTTACTCACTAGATCTCAGAGAAAAGATCGTAGCAAACTACGAAGCAGGAAATACATCGATTCGGGAAGTAGCGAAGCAATTTCAAGTCGCGACGAAAACAGTGCAAAAACTACTGAATCAATACCGAGAGACAGGAGAACTAAACCACAAACCATTAGGTAGTCCAATCAAAAGTCCCCTCGAAGCGCATCAGGAGAAAATCCTCGAAATTGTCTCAGAGCATCCAGATTGGACACTATGGCAGTACTGTGAAGAAGTAGCAGAACAAACAGGAGTATCAGTGACCACAGGCAGCATGTGCCGATTTTTCCAGAGGCATAACATCACTCTAAAAAAAAGACCTATCGCCATGAAAAGGTAA
- a CDS encoding ABC-F family ATP-binding cassette domain-containing protein — translation MALFTLRSLRKDFGIKEILKDASFSLDEGDKVGLIGTNGSGKSTLLKMIAGLEHSDGGELWVNSSAKIIYLPQQPDLNEENTVLEQVFADSGEQMALVKEYEEISDKLSHGHGDQDRLLAQLSSVSERMDQTGAWDLETNAKIVLTKLGIDDLEAKIGSLSGGYRKRIAIASALLSAPDVLLMDEPTNHLDALSVEWLQSYLNRYRGALLLITHDRYFLDKVTNRIIEIDRGDLYSYSGNYSYYLEKKAEAEESALSTQRKHAGLLRRELEWLKKGPKARSTKQKARIDRAHALQAQEFKQANAKVDITTAGRRIGKKVVELDRISKSYGDRTLIKDFSYNFTPEDRIGIIGSNGAGKSTLMNMITGKLQPDAGTVEIGTTIHFGYFDQHSDDLLEHGNQRVIDYLKDVSELVKTSDGSIITASQMLERFLFPGNQQYAPINKLSGGEKRRLFLLKVLMAAPNVLILDEPTNDLDVQTLAVLEEYLEDFNGCVIVVSHDRYFLDRTVDMVFSFEADGEVRLYPGNYSVYLDYKKDEAEQESNNIKDQGNKVSRDQKVTNLETSAPDSSKPKTETRKPTKVSYKEKREYEELEVKIPQMEAEKVQIEKKLYHNPPSGHIELQKLSDRLAELTEAIDKSTERWLELAERV, via the coding sequence ATGGCACTTTTTACATTGCGATCGCTCCGAAAAGATTTTGGCATTAAGGAAATTCTCAAAGATGCTAGTTTTAGCCTTGATGAAGGTGACAAAGTCGGGCTGATCGGTACAAACGGGTCAGGCAAATCCACATTACTAAAAATGATCGCAGGATTAGAACATAGCGATGGTGGGGAGCTATGGGTAAATTCCAGTGCCAAAATTATCTATTTACCACAGCAACCTGACCTAAATGAGGAAAATACAGTTTTAGAACAGGTGTTTGCCGATAGTGGTGAACAAATGGCTCTGGTTAAAGAATATGAAGAAATTTCCGATAAGTTATCCCACGGTCATGGGGATCAAGATCGGCTACTAGCCCAGTTATCGAGCGTATCGGAACGCATGGATCAAACTGGTGCATGGGATTTGGAAACCAATGCCAAAATCGTTCTCACGAAACTTGGTATTGATGATTTAGAAGCAAAAATTGGCAGCCTTTCAGGTGGATATCGTAAACGAATTGCGATCGCTTCCGCCTTGCTCTCTGCTCCCGATGTCTTACTGATGGATGAGCCAACCAACCACCTTGATGCCCTTTCTGTGGAATGGTTACAGAGCTATCTCAATCGTTATCGCGGAGCCTTACTGCTGATTACCCACGATCGCTATTTTCTCGATAAAGTCACTAATCGAATTATCGAAATTGATCGTGGCGATTTATATTCCTATTCAGGGAATTACTCCTACTATCTAGAAAAAAAAGCCGAAGCGGAAGAATCAGCATTAAGCACTCAGCGCAAACATGCAGGGCTATTACGACGAGAACTAGAATGGCTCAAAAAAGGACCAAAGGCGCGTAGTACCAAACAAAAAGCTCGCATTGATCGCGCCCATGCTTTACAAGCTCAGGAATTTAAACAAGCCAATGCTAAGGTTGATATCACTACCGCAGGGCGACGCATTGGCAAAAAAGTAGTAGAACTTGATCGCATTAGCAAGTCCTATGGCGATCGCACTCTAATTAAAGACTTCTCCTATAACTTCACCCCTGAAGATCGCATTGGGATCATCGGCAGCAACGGTGCTGGTAAATCCACGCTGATGAATATGATCACTGGTAAGTTACAGCCCGATGCAGGAACAGTGGAAATCGGTACAACGATCCACTTTGGCTATTTCGATCAACATTCCGATGATCTCCTCGAACATGGTAATCAGCGCGTCATCGACTACCTCAAAGATGTCTCAGAACTCGTCAAGACCTCTGATGGCAGCATAATTACAGCTTCGCAAATGCTAGAGCGATTTCTCTTCCCCGGTAATCAGCAATATGCACCGATCAATAAACTCTCTGGTGGTGAAAAACGACGCTTATTCCTTCTAAAAGTATTGATGGCAGCTCCCAATGTCTTAATCCTTGACGAACCGACTAATGATCTTGATGTGCAAACTCTCGCAGTTTTAGAGGAATATCTCGAAGACTTTAACGGTTGCGTAATTGTAGTTTCCCACGATCGCTATTTTCTAGATCGGACAGTTGATATGGTGTTCTCCTTCGAGGCTGATGGCGAAGTCCGCCTATACCCCGGCAACTATTCTGTTTACTTAGATTATAAAAAAGACGAAGCGGAGCAGGAAAGCAATAACATCAAAGATCAAGGCAATAAAGTTTCAAGGGATCAAAAAGTCACCAATCTAGAAACATCTGCTCCTGACAGCTCCAAGCCTAAAACTGAAACCCGCAAGCCAACAAAAGTTTCCTACAAAGAGAAACGTGAGTATGAAGAACTTGAGGTGAAAATTCCCCAAATGGAAGCTGAAAAAGTACAAATCGAGAAGAAACTTTATCACAATCCCCCCAGTGGACATATAGAACTCCAGAAGCTATCTGATCGCTTAGCAGAACTTACTGAAGCGATCGATAAATCCACTGAGCGTTGGCTAGAACTGGCTGAGCGAGTTTAG